A DNA window from Clavibacter sepedonicus contains the following coding sequences:
- a CDS encoding sulfite exporter TauE/SafE family protein codes for MIAPVLVAVFVGAVAQRVTGLGFALVVAPVLVILLGPFDGVMIVNLCSVLSASLILAGVRRDVEWRRYLLLAGPAVVGIVPGALLAYLLPEPALEIGIGLLLVAALTTSLALRRTTRVVDGPGVMAGFGFAAGVMNAAAGIGGPSVSVYAVVSRWEQRPFAATLQPFFLTTGAASLITKLVLAPDRWPDLGTAAWVGIVVTLVAGVGAGTLLAPRIPTRGARAAVVVLAFAGAVTAIVKGVGGLG; via the coding sequence GTGATCGCCCCCGTCCTCGTCGCCGTGTTCGTGGGCGCGGTGGCACAGCGGGTGACGGGCCTCGGCTTCGCGCTCGTGGTGGCGCCCGTGCTCGTGATCCTGCTCGGGCCGTTCGACGGCGTGATGATCGTCAACCTGTGCAGCGTGCTGTCGGCCTCGCTGATCCTCGCGGGCGTGCGGCGCGACGTCGAGTGGCGCCGCTACCTCCTGCTCGCGGGACCCGCGGTGGTCGGGATCGTGCCGGGCGCGCTCCTCGCCTACCTGCTGCCGGAGCCGGCGCTCGAGATCGGCATCGGACTGCTGCTCGTCGCCGCGCTCACCACCTCGCTCGCGCTGCGCCGCACGACCCGCGTGGTCGACGGCCCGGGCGTGATGGCCGGCTTCGGCTTCGCCGCGGGCGTGATGAACGCGGCGGCCGGCATCGGCGGCCCGAGCGTGAGCGTCTACGCGGTCGTGAGCCGGTGGGAGCAGCGCCCGTTCGCGGCGACCCTGCAGCCGTTCTTCCTGACCACGGGGGCGGCGTCGCTGATCACGAAGCTCGTGCTCGCGCCCGACCGCTGGCCGGACCTCGGGACGGCCGCGTGGGTCGGGATCGTGGTGACGCTCGTCGCGGGAGTGGGCGCGGGCACGCTGCTGGCGCCCCGGATCCCGACCCGCGGCGCGCGGGCCGCCGTCGTGGTGCTCGCCTTCGCGGGCGCGGTGACGGCGATCGTCAAGGGCGTCGGCGGGCTCGGCTAG
- a CDS encoding amidase: protein MFELHHLSAHHLWDQLQRGEVTPTELVTHYLERIERLDPQLGAFTTVTADRALERARHVEREVPRTAPLWGLPFGDKDLSERAGVRTTFGSRLFRDHVSDRTDAIPQALDDAGGISLGKTSAPEFGLPSYTESLVAPPARTPWDTTRGAGGSSGGAAVAVAAGLLPFAPGSDGGGSVRIPAAATGLVGLKPSRGLVPAGSGQESLAGLVVPGPLARSVADAAMLLDAMIGRVNGRIPHPFTLRAPEDPDGDLLGAAVRGEGRFQIGVMTTTPWDDAYEIVRDASADDALAIAVRELATIGHGLEDLALRPDPTYAPAFRTIWQAGAAGIPAEGDQLDLLEPLTRWLVERGRALSARDLARALAQLAAYERSVIAQFAHVDAVLTPALALEPRPVGWYDAEDGERNFAQQVQYTPYTSFANVTGLPAITLPVHLTDDALPMGVQLIGRPGGESTLLAIGRQLERRLRWERRHPPQW from the coding sequence GTGTTCGAACTCCACCACCTCAGCGCCCACCACCTGTGGGACCAGCTCCAGCGCGGCGAGGTCACCCCGACCGAGCTCGTCACCCACTACCTCGAGCGCATCGAGCGGCTGGATCCGCAGCTCGGCGCCTTCACGACCGTCACCGCCGACCGCGCCCTGGAGCGCGCGCGCCACGTCGAGCGCGAGGTGCCGCGCACCGCGCCGCTCTGGGGCCTGCCCTTCGGCGACAAGGACCTCTCCGAGCGCGCGGGCGTCCGCACCACGTTCGGCTCGCGCCTCTTCCGCGACCACGTCTCCGACCGCACCGACGCGATCCCGCAGGCGCTCGACGACGCGGGCGGCATCAGCCTCGGCAAGACCAGCGCGCCCGAGTTCGGCCTTCCGTCGTACACGGAGAGCCTCGTCGCGCCGCCCGCCCGCACGCCCTGGGACACGACGCGCGGCGCCGGCGGATCCAGCGGGGGAGCGGCCGTCGCGGTGGCAGCGGGTCTCCTGCCGTTCGCGCCGGGATCCGACGGCGGTGGCTCGGTGCGGATCCCCGCCGCGGCCACCGGCCTCGTCGGCCTGAAGCCGTCGCGCGGCCTCGTGCCCGCCGGATCCGGGCAGGAGTCGCTCGCCGGCCTCGTCGTCCCCGGCCCGCTCGCGCGCAGCGTCGCGGACGCGGCCATGCTGCTCGACGCCATGATCGGCCGGGTCAACGGCCGGATCCCGCACCCCTTCACCCTGCGCGCGCCCGAGGACCCGGACGGCGACCTCCTCGGCGCGGCCGTCCGCGGCGAGGGCCGCTTCCAGATCGGCGTGATGACGACGACGCCGTGGGACGACGCCTACGAGATCGTGCGGGACGCCTCCGCCGACGACGCCCTCGCGATCGCCGTGCGCGAGCTCGCGACCATCGGCCACGGCCTCGAGGACCTCGCGCTTCGGCCGGACCCCACCTACGCGCCCGCGTTCCGCACCATCTGGCAGGCGGGCGCCGCGGGGATCCCCGCCGAGGGCGACCAGCTCGACCTCCTCGAGCCGCTCACGCGCTGGCTCGTGGAGCGCGGCCGGGCCCTCTCGGCGCGCGACCTCGCCCGGGCGCTCGCGCAGCTCGCCGCGTACGAGCGCAGCGTCATCGCGCAGTTCGCGCACGTCGACGCCGTGCTCACGCCCGCCCTCGCGCTGGAGCCGCGGCCGGTCGGCTGGTACGACGCCGAGGACGGCGAGCGGAACTTCGCCCAGCAGGTGCAGTACACGCCGTACACGTCGTTCGCGAACGTCACGGGCCTCCCCGCGATCACCCTGCCCGTGCACCTCACCGACGACGCCCTGCCGATGGGCGTGCAGCTCATCGGGCGGCCGGGCGGCGAGTCGACGCTCCTCGCGATCGGCCGGCAGCTCGAGCGGCGGCTGCGCTGGGAGCGGCGGCACCCGCCGCAGTGGTGA